Proteins from one Acidaminococcales bacterium genomic window:
- a CDS encoding amidohydrolase family protein, which produces MEQMRMNYLTSTAIFKNGKLIDTIGNMKKTGRTILKGGHVVDPKNDIDSIKDVAIIGDAIVEVADEIKSEKGDIIVDCSNLLVVPGLIDMHLHLHDLFEVSSDPIIRGVADGVTMGLSPGAGNTFIAPGLIGAEVDRGVPMNVGVYLGASNVLSTMAATEDLVAFFKGELDPDVAFTKITRNAFSNSTGQLCVGIKDHMGHFLLSDAHLEAVYRICTEAKLMFMSHTQDPNRAEHVVAAGKGRQVHLGHADFAGCGTHGDPVESIQAILELIKKPGVTAEFVTSQLRPGRGSRECMYVPEASQKIALDSLHQSKVKILVSDGANDATLKGAGDTRDDVPCIIELADQGILSLKDSVATMTWNVAKHFGDVTGRTEFWHDKIGHIGVGAYANITCIDRLDKLATYTFVNGRIAGFENRAVRRAYDAGRLVTTYGMIANTGIGDMAMFKYGE; this is translated from the coding sequence ATGGAACAAATGAGAATGAATTACCTAACGAGTACGGCAATCTTTAAAAATGGGAAATTGATCGACACTATCGGCAATATGAAAAAAACGGGGCGCACTATCCTCAAGGGAGGCCATGTCGTTGATCCCAAAAATGACATTGATTCCATAAAAGATGTTGCCATTATTGGCGATGCCATCGTTGAAGTGGCGGATGAAATCAAATCCGAAAAGGGAGATATCATTGTCGATTGCTCCAATCTGCTTGTAGTCCCGGGATTGATCGACATGCACCTGCACCTTCATGACTTATTTGAAGTTTCTTCCGACCCTATTATTCGTGGCGTTGCCGATGGCGTAACCATGGGGCTCTCGCCCGGCGCCGGCAACACCTTTATCGCTCCCGGCTTGATTGGCGCGGAAGTGGATCGCGGCGTCCCCATGAATGTGGGCGTGTACTTGGGGGCCTCTAATGTACTAAGTACCATGGCGGCTACCGAAGACCTGGTCGCATTTTTCAAAGGCGAACTTGATCCTGACGTCGCCTTTACTAAAATCACCCGCAACGCGTTCTCGAATTCGACTGGCCAACTTTGTGTCGGCATTAAGGATCACATGGGGCACTTTTTGCTTTCCGATGCGCATCTTGAGGCAGTTTACCGGATTTGTACCGAGGCTAAACTGATGTTCATGAGCCATACTCAGGATCCTAACCGCGCAGAACATGTGGTTGCGGCAGGGAAAGGCCGACAAGTCCACTTAGGGCACGCCGATTTTGCCGGTTGCGGCACGCACGGAGATCCGGTGGAAAGTATCCAGGCTATCTTGGAACTTATTAAAAAGCCGGGCGTTACAGCGGAATTCGTTACATCCCAATTGCGCCCCGGGCGAGGCAGCCGCGAGTGCATGTATGTGCCCGAAGCCTCACAGAAAATAGCATTGGACTCGCTTCATCAAAGCAAGGTCAAGATTCTCGTCTCAGACGGCGCCAACGATGCTACCCTCAAGGGCGCGGGCGATACGCGCGACGATGTTCCCTGCATCATTGAACTTGCGGACCAGGGGATTCTCAGCTTGAAAGATTCCGTCGCCACCATGACGTGGAACGTCGCCAAGCACTTTGGCGACGTTACTGGCCGCACCGAATTTTGGCATGACAAAATCGGGCACATTGGCGTGGGCGCTTATGCCAACATTACCTGCATTGACCGCCTCGATAAACTGGCGACCTATACCTTCGTCAACGGAAGGATTGCGGGTTTCGAAAACCGTGCCGTCCGCCGTGCCTATGATGCCGGCCGTCTCGTAACTACCTATGGCATGATAGCCAACACCGGCATTGGCGACATGGCGATGTTTAAATACGGAGAATAA
- a CDS encoding ABC transporter substrate-binding protein, translating into MRKAFVVCATAAMCILAAACGGGQSAGPSVAKGDGAINISLHQDPPKLDPTVSAAFIERHVFQSIFDKLADLNEKGEIVPMLAERWDISPDGKKYTFHLRKNVKFHDGTDFNAEAVKFNFARNMGESSVRRNELKEVDRVVAIDNNTVEVYLKNPFAPFMSILTDRSGMMVSPAAAKKLGADFMNAPVGTGPFVYKERVRGATITLEKNKNYWLAGFPKAEKIVYKIIPDANVALVNLKSGQLDITNRFPFNEAGNYANDSKINLVNIPSPGFGGIYLNADKAPFSNVLVRQAIEALIDREAIVKVALSGVGTPGRSPFSPGNMAYSDLDKPRKPDLEKAKQLLAQAGLPGGFNFALAVEMDPAAQQVVQMVQSMLKPAGINASIEKADFGTVLDNLAKGQFDVSFLPWSGRIDPDQNIYDRFITNGPLNYAKYSNREMDRLLDAARKDTDAAKRRELYDRIVVLALKESPYIFLYHEHNLFGMGKTVAGFMPVADGMIRTVNLSKQ; encoded by the coding sequence ATGAGAAAAGCGTTTGTTGTATGCGCAACTGCGGCAATGTGTATCCTGGCGGCGGCTTGCGGCGGCGGCCAAAGCGCCGGGCCGTCCGTTGCGAAAGGTGACGGGGCCATCAACATTTCCCTGCACCAAGACCCGCCGAAACTTGACCCAACGGTATCGGCGGCTTTTATTGAAAGGCACGTTTTCCAAAGTATTTTTGACAAGCTCGCCGACTTGAACGAAAAAGGCGAGATTGTGCCCATGCTGGCGGAAAGGTGGGACATTTCCCCTGACGGCAAAAAATATACTTTCCATTTGCGCAAAAACGTCAAATTTCATGACGGCACTGATTTTAACGCCGAAGCGGTAAAATTCAATTTCGCGCGCAACATGGGCGAAAGCTCGGTTCGGCGCAACGAGCTGAAAGAGGTGGACAGGGTCGTCGCTATTGACAACAATACAGTCGAGGTATATTTAAAAAATCCTTTTGCCCCTTTCATGTCCATTCTTACCGATCGTTCCGGCATGATGGTCTCGCCCGCCGCGGCGAAAAAATTGGGGGCGGACTTTATGAACGCGCCTGTCGGCACCGGCCCTTTTGTCTATAAAGAAAGAGTGCGCGGAGCGACCATAACGCTGGAGAAAAACAAAAATTACTGGCTGGCCGGTTTTCCCAAAGCGGAAAAAATCGTCTACAAGATAATTCCGGACGCCAATGTGGCTTTGGTCAACTTAAAAAGCGGGCAGCTTGATATAACCAACCGTTTCCCCTTCAACGAGGCGGGCAATTATGCCAATGATTCTAAAATAAACTTGGTCAACATTCCCAGCCCGGGTTTTGGCGGTATATATCTGAACGCGGACAAAGCGCCCTTTTCCAATGTCCTTGTCCGGCAGGCCATAGAAGCCCTGATCGATCGCGAAGCGATTGTAAAAGTAGCGCTAAGCGGCGTTGGCACGCCCGGCCGTTCCCCTTTTTCGCCCGGGAACATGGCTTACAGCGACCTGGACAAGCCGCGGAAGCCGGATTTGGAAAAAGCCAAACAGTTGCTGGCGCAAGCCGGATTGCCGGGCGGCTTTAACTTTGCTTTGGCGGTAGAGATGGATCCGGCCGCCCAACAAGTGGTGCAGATGGTACAAAGCATGCTCAAGCCGGCCGGCATAAACGCCAGCATAGAAAAGGCCGATTTTGGCACGGTGCTTGACAACCTGGCCAAAGGGCAGTTTGACGTCAGCTTCCTGCCCTGGAGCGGGCGCATAGACCCGGATCAGAACATTTACGATCGGTTTATCACCAACGGCCCGTTAAATTACGCAAAATACAGCAACCGCGAAATGGACAGGCTGCTGGACGCCGCCCGCAAAGACACCGATGCCGCCAAACGCAGAGAGCTTTATGATCGGATCGTTGTTTTGGCGTTAAAAGAATCGCCTTATATATTTTTATACCATGAACACAATCTTTTTGGAATGGGCAAAACGGTGGCAGGATTTATGCCTGTAGCTGACGGCATGATCCGCACAGTTAATTTGAGCAAACAATAA